CCGCTCGGTTGGTAGGTTTCAATCACGGGATAGACGCATTGTTCGCCGCTGACTGAGCGAATAATCAAGGTTGCCAACTCGGCCTCGAAGGGAACCCATGCCTCAACAAACACTGGATTTTCAGGAAAACCCAATGAGCTGCAAGCGCTGGCAATCTCTTCGGCGCTGCGGATTTTGGCTGTGCCACGGCCATCGTAGCCGTTGCGCCGCGTTTTCAGCATCAACGGGAAACCATGTTCAGCCCCAAAGGCCGCCACGTCGTCCAACGATTCGATTAAGGCCAAAGCTGGTACAGGCAAGCCTGCGGCAGCTAAGGTTAATTTTTGTTGGGCTTTATCTTCAATCAAGCCAAGCGTTGCTTGATCGGGGACAAGTTGCACTCCTTTGCTGGCAAGGTAGGCTAATTTTTCCGAGCCAATAAACTCGTTTTCGAGCACTACCACATCAACCGCTTGAGCAAATTGATCAAGCAAGGCTCGATCACTCCACTCGCCAACCACCGCTTTGCTGACCAATGCCGCTGGCTCATCGTTGCGGTTGGCCAAAACCACGGTTTCAATTCCCAAGGGAATCGCCGCTTGCACCAACATCCGCGCCAATTGGCCGCCACCAAGAATTCCTAAACGTTTTGTCATAATGCCTTAATAAGCTATAAGTTAATAGTCTAGATTTAACCACGAAGAACACGAAGAGCACGAAAAAGGTTCGATTTTCCAACCCTTGGTTCCTAACTCGCGATTTCCAATCATCGCTTCTCCACCCTTCCATCCCTCCACTGGAGGGAGACGCAGGGGGCTTTAATCCCTCTGCACCCCCTAAATTACAACTGGTGGGAAATAGTGGCTTCTTGACGAAACGAAAGATTGATACTTCCCGACCTCAACCCTCAATGCCTATATTCTACCTATGTTCTATGTTCTTTCTCCCCGATCCCTAAACCCTAGCCCCTGACCCCTCGTTTAATAAAAATCAGCAAAGCCCTCGCGATCAAGCCGTTCGAGCATGGCCTGAATTTTGGCTTGTGATTGAGGATATTCAGCAAACAATTGGGCTAAACTGCGTAAACCATTGCGAAAGCGTGGGCTATCGTCACCCCGCAATTTGGGCAGCAATTTTTGCTTAATTTGCAAATCGAATGCTGTATTGAGTGGCATAATCCC
The DNA window shown above is from Chloroflexota bacterium and carries:
- a CDS encoding 5-(carboxyamino)imidazole ribonucleotide synthase; this encodes MTKRLGILGGGQLARMLVQAAIPLGIETVVLANRNDEPAALVSKAVVGEWSDRALLDQFAQAVDVVVLENEFIGSEKLAYLASKGVQLVPDQATLGLIEDKAQQKLTLAAAGLPVPALALIESLDDVAAFGAEHGFPLMLKTRRNGYDGRGTAKIRSAEEIASACSSLGFPENPVFVEAWVPFEAELATLIIRSVSGEQCVYPVIETYQPSGVCRVVRAPAPFAAAIQQQASEVAQATAAALGGLGILAVEMFLTSKGQILVNELAPRPHNTGHYSIEGCYCSQFENTIRAALGWPLGDPKLRHQSAVMVNVLAPTTRPLESNLIQTALKPQVHVHWYDKRSAKPGRKIGHITAVGAEPSEVEARAQAAVDQLERVLAEPV